From the Coriobacteriia bacterium genome, the window GGTTCTACCGAGTCGCTCTTCACTACATGCTCGGCTTCCGCCTCCTCGCCGAGAACGGCTCCCAGTCGATGATCGTCGACCCGTGCATCCCCAAGCACTGGCCGGGATTCACGCTAACGTATCGCCACGCCTCAGCGACGTATAACGTCCGAGTCACCAACCCCCGAGGCGTGAACCGAGGAGTGGCCAAAGTCGAACTGGATGGCAAGGTTCTGGACGACACAAAGGTGCCGCTAGCAGACGACACCCAGACCCACGAAGTCATCGTGACAATGCTGGGCGGCTAGGTGTTGGCGCGCTCCTGACCTGCGATATCGCGGGAGGGGTCCGAGGAGGTACCGCGCGCCGTTACGCAGATGGGTCGCCCCGTGGGCGACCCATCGAGCATGTCTGAGCACGGTGCCTCCTCGGACCCCTCCCAAGGGCGCGCTGGTCGCCCGCATTTCCCTTTTGCCCCCGCGCACTGTATAGTGCTCCCTCACGTGCGCCGAACCCTCGGCGCCTCACCCCGGACTCGGTTGTCCCTCGCCTCCCCTGTTGGCCGTCGGATCAGCTGCGTCTACACGCAGTGCTGCCGCATCGGCGCACAGGAATGGAGCGTTACAACTTGGGTTTCAACAATCTGGGCTTGGACGAACGCCTGCTTAAGGCCGTCCGCAACATGGGCTACGACGCCCCCACCCCCATCCAGGAGCAGGCCATCCCCGCCATAATCGCGGGCAAGGACGTCGTCGGTTGCGCGCAGACCGGCACCGGCAAGACTGCAGCATTCACGCTGCCGACCCTCCAGCGCGTCCGCCCCGGCAACCGCCGCCCGGTCGCTCTCATCGTTACCCCCACCCGCGAGCTGGCCGTGCAAATCGAAGGCGTCGCCAAGCAGGCCGCGCGCTCGACACAGCACAAGGTCGCCGTCGTCTACGGCGGCGTCGGCTACGGCCCGCAGGCCTCGGCGCTTCGTAAGGGCGTCGACATCCTCGTCGCCACGCCTGGTCGCCTGCTCGATCTGTGCAACCAGCGTGACTGC encodes:
- a CDS encoding DEAD/DEAH box helicase encodes the protein MGFNNLGLDERLLKAVRNMGYDAPTPIQEQAIPAIIAGKDVVGCAQTGTGKTAAFTLPTLQRVRPGNRRPVALIVTPTRELAVQIEGVAKQAARSTQHKVAVVYGGVGYGPQASALRKGVDILVATPGRLLDLCNQRDC